A window of the Candidatus Paraluminiphilus aquimaris genome harbors these coding sequences:
- a CDS encoding cupin domain-containing protein, whose protein sequence is MKTSPAKVNFNQKLSLIREQWSPKVIAEMNDYQFKLVRLEGEFVWHHHEETDETFIVLEGELTIDLESGPVLLSAGEMLVIPRGMRHRPHATSEAKVLLVEPRGVVNTGDTASELTAAQNIWV, encoded by the coding sequence TTGAAAACATCTCCAGCAAAGGTCAACTTCAATCAAAAGCTCTCTCTTATTAGAGAGCAATGGAGCCCTAAAGTCATTGCCGAAATGAATGACTATCAATTCAAGCTAGTGCGACTAGAAGGCGAGTTTGTTTGGCATCATCACGAAGAGACCGACGAGACCTTTATTGTGCTCGAAGGTGAGCTCACCATTGACCTTGAGTCAGGTCCCGTACTTTTGTCTGCGGGAGAAATGTTGGTTATTCCCAGGGGTATGCGCCACCGGCCACACGCCACTTCTGAAGCTAAAGTGCTTCTGGTTGAACCAAGAGGTGTTGTCAACACGGGCGATACAGCGTCTGAGCTAACAGCGGCTCAGAATATTTGGGTTTGA
- a CDS encoding TRAP transporter large permease — protein MIEGELALALFASVCTLLLFGFPVALTLGGTALLFASFGVIAGHFDASFVAALSGRIFGTITNETLVAVPLFILMGVTLERAKIAEELLTAMANALGNRTGGLGMAVIIVGALLAASTGIVGATVVTMGVLALPSMLKAGYNPKLATGLICATGTLGQIIPPSIALVLLGDIMSTAYQQAQLQSGIINTQTVSVGDLFVGSLLPGLVLVGLYLSYLLFVGWRNPSNCPAPEEAAATPGTTVLGAIAPPLGLITVVLGSIILGAATPTEAAGVGAVGAMALASFKHALNLSVLKDIARSTMQTTSMVFLILIGAALFSLVFRGFGGDEAIEGFFETLGGGPHVALLIVMLVMFLLGFILDFIEITFVVVPIVAPILLSMGFDPIWLGVMIAVNLQTSFLTPPFGFALFYLRGVADDSVATSDIYQGVIPFVFIQIGLLGTLWLIPDIVTWLPSMMGR, from the coding sequence ATGATTGAAGGTGAGTTAGCGCTCGCTCTCTTTGCAAGCGTCTGTACATTGTTGCTCTTTGGCTTTCCAGTGGCATTAACCCTGGGTGGAACCGCACTGTTGTTTGCATCTTTTGGTGTGATTGCGGGTCACTTTGATGCGAGTTTCGTTGCGGCGCTCTCCGGTCGAATATTTGGCACCATAACCAACGAGACCTTAGTGGCCGTTCCCTTGTTCATACTGATGGGTGTGACGCTGGAGCGTGCAAAAATTGCTGAAGAACTGCTTACAGCGATGGCTAATGCCTTGGGCAATCGAACCGGTGGTTTAGGGATGGCGGTCATTATTGTTGGCGCGCTGCTCGCCGCGAGCACCGGCATTGTTGGCGCCACCGTCGTCACCATGGGCGTCCTCGCGCTGCCTTCTATGTTAAAGGCGGGATACAACCCGAAGCTTGCAACCGGTCTAATTTGTGCAACCGGAACGCTGGGCCAGATTATTCCACCCTCTATTGCTCTCGTACTGCTGGGCGACATCATGTCGACCGCCTATCAGCAAGCCCAACTCCAAAGCGGCATCATTAACACGCAAACCGTCTCTGTTGGCGATCTGTTTGTGGGCTCTTTATTACCAGGGCTTGTGTTAGTCGGTCTGTACCTGAGCTACCTATTGTTCGTTGGTTGGCGCAATCCGTCGAACTGCCCTGCGCCCGAGGAAGCGGCTGCGACACCCGGCACGACGGTGCTAGGGGCAATTGCTCCACCACTGGGGCTTATAACGGTTGTCTTAGGGTCCATTATTTTGGGTGCTGCAACGCCCACAGAGGCGGCAGGTGTTGGTGCAGTGGGAGCGATGGCGCTTGCCAGTTTCAAACATGCACTCAACCTGTCTGTTCTCAAAGACATCGCACGATCAACCATGCAGACCACGAGCATGGTCTTCCTTATCTTAATAGGTGCCGCCCTTTTCTCACTGGTGTTTCGCGGGTTTGGTGGTGATGAGGCTATCGAGGGGTTCTTCGAAACACTCGGTGGCGGGCCGCACGTTGCGTTGTTGATCGTGATGTTGGTGATGTTCTTGTTGGGCTTTATTCTCGACTTTATTGAAATCACCTTCGTTGTCGTACCGATCGTTGCACCAATTCTTTTATCCATGGGATTTGACCCAATCTGGTTGGGCGTCATGATCGCTGTTAACCTCCAAACCTCATTCCTAACTCCACCTTTTGGGTTTGCACTGTTTTATCTGCGTGGAGTCGCCGACGATTCGGTGGCAACGAGCGACATATATCAGGGTGTCATCCCTTTCGTATTCATTCAGATAGGCCTACTCGGCACGCTTTGGCTGATTCCTGATATCGTCACCTGGCTACCAAGCATGATGGGGCGTTGA
- the uvrD gene encoding DNA helicase II gives MDVSDILDGLNEAQRSAVAAERCNQLVLAGAGSGKTRVLVHRIAWLIRAEGVSPYAVMAVTFTNKAAKEMRGRIEEMLGRPTHGLWIGTFHGLAHRLLQTHWAEAGLPQNFQILDSDDQLRLVKRISRELGLDDAKWPPKQAQWFINGQKDEGLRAKHIDPPMGDLYTKTMVRIYEAYEEACQRGGLVDFAELLLRAHELWLRSPETLRHYQERFNILLVDEFQDTNSIQYAWLRVLAGDAIPVVAVGDDDQSIYGWRGAKIENIQRFTHDFKDTQTVRLEQNYRSTKTILDAANGVIGHNSGRLGKDLWTDGDEGEPIKLYAGFNEQDEARFIVEQIQAWTDEGNTRRSSAILYRSNAQSRVIEEALIRVGLPYRIYGGQRFYERLEIRNALAYLRLMTGRGDDPALERVINTPTRGIGSKTIDELRSVAREHSISMWQAIELVQERGLLAARARSSVAGFAALINELDSETLELPLEEMVEHIIHRTGLIDFHKAEKGERGQARVENLEELVSAAKTFRAEDETLSPVQQFLDSAALDAGDSQADPYEDSVQMMTLHSAKGLEFPLVILAGLEENLFPHRMSVEEPGRLEEERRLAYVGITRAQQKLLITYAESRRLHGSETYNTPSRFVREIPADLIEEVRLHGGLTRPLVERLQQPIGSANDSGLRLGQRVLHPMFGEGMVLNIEGRGANARIEVNFAEGSKWLVLQYANLQAL, from the coding sequence ATGGACGTATCAGATATTCTCGATGGCTTAAACGAAGCTCAACGATCGGCAGTTGCTGCCGAGCGTTGCAATCAATTGGTGCTTGCAGGTGCGGGTTCGGGTAAGACCCGTGTATTGGTGCACCGTATTGCGTGGTTAATTCGTGCAGAGGGCGTGTCCCCTTATGCCGTGATGGCGGTAACCTTTACCAACAAGGCCGCCAAAGAAATGCGGGGGCGAATTGAAGAAATGCTTGGACGCCCTACACATGGGCTATGGATTGGTACCTTTCACGGTCTTGCGCATCGCTTATTGCAGACGCACTGGGCTGAAGCGGGCCTCCCACAAAATTTTCAGATTCTAGACAGCGACGATCAGTTGCGACTGGTGAAGCGGATCTCTAGAGAGCTTGGCTTGGATGATGCTAAATGGCCTCCCAAGCAAGCGCAGTGGTTTATTAACGGTCAAAAAGATGAGGGGCTTAGGGCCAAGCATATCGACCCGCCGATGGGTGATCTCTACACCAAAACCATGGTGCGAATTTATGAAGCGTATGAGGAGGCTTGTCAGCGCGGCGGTCTTGTCGATTTTGCTGAGCTGTTATTGCGCGCGCACGAACTTTGGCTGAGGTCTCCCGAGACCCTCCGGCACTATCAAGAACGTTTCAATATTTTACTCGTGGATGAGTTTCAAGATACGAACTCGATACAGTACGCCTGGCTTCGAGTACTAGCGGGCGATGCGATACCCGTGGTTGCCGTGGGCGATGACGACCAATCTATTTATGGTTGGCGCGGTGCGAAAATCGAAAATATCCAGCGGTTCACACACGACTTCAAAGACACCCAGACGGTTCGCCTTGAACAAAACTACCGGTCTACAAAAACAATCCTAGACGCTGCAAACGGCGTGATTGGCCATAACTCGGGGCGCTTGGGTAAGGATTTGTGGACTGACGGTGATGAAGGAGAGCCGATTAAGCTCTATGCAGGCTTCAATGAGCAAGACGAAGCTCGGTTTATCGTTGAGCAGATTCAAGCGTGGACGGACGAGGGGAATACCCGTCGATCGAGCGCTATTTTATATCGCTCCAATGCACAGTCGCGAGTCATCGAAGAGGCGTTGATTAGGGTGGGCCTCCCCTACCGGATTTACGGCGGCCAACGATTTTATGAGCGACTCGAAATCCGAAACGCACTTGCTTATCTGAGGCTTATGACCGGTCGTGGGGATGACCCTGCACTTGAGCGCGTCATCAATACGCCAACTCGCGGTATCGGTAGTAAAACGATTGATGAGCTTCGCTCAGTGGCGCGTGAACACAGTATCTCGATGTGGCAGGCCATAGAGCTTGTTCAGGAGCGAGGCTTATTGGCAGCGAGAGCGCGGTCCTCCGTCGCAGGCTTTGCTGCACTGATTAACGAGTTGGATAGCGAGACGCTTGAGCTTCCCTTGGAGGAAATGGTCGAGCACATTATTCATCGAACCGGACTTATTGACTTTCACAAGGCAGAAAAAGGCGAGCGTGGCCAGGCACGGGTCGAAAACCTGGAGGAATTAGTTTCCGCAGCTAAGACCTTCAGAGCAGAAGACGAAACGCTTTCTCCCGTACAGCAATTTTTAGACAGTGCTGCGCTCGATGCTGGCGACAGCCAAGCCGATCCCTATGAAGACAGCGTGCAAATGATGACCTTGCACTCTGCAAAGGGTCTTGAGTTTCCGCTTGTGATTTTAGCTGGGCTTGAGGAGAACCTTTTTCCACACCGCATGTCTGTCGAAGAACCGGGGCGGCTGGAGGAAGAGCGCCGGTTGGCCTACGTGGGAATTACGCGTGCGCAACAGAAGCTATTGATTACCTATGCCGAGAGTCGACGTCTTCACGGGAGTGAGACTTACAATACGCCCTCCCGATTTGTGAGAGAGATACCGGCCGACCTGATTGAAGAGGTCAGACTGCATGGCGGCTTGACTCGACCTTTGGTGGAACGGTTGCAACAGCCTATCGGGAGCGCGAATGATTCTGGACTTCGTTTGGGGCAGCGTGTTCTTCACCCGATGTTTGGGGAGGGCATGGTTCTCAATATAGAAGGGCGAGGTGCAAACGCGCGCATCGAGGTAAACTTCGCCGAGGGAAGCAAGTGGCTGGTCCTGCAATACGCTAATCTGCAAGCACTGTGA
- a CDS encoding acyl-CoA thioesterase encodes MNPIDENPRPQGELALQTVAMPADTNANGDIFGGWLLSQMDIAGGVAAAEVARGRVATVAVQGMSFLTPVHVGAVVSCYCDILDIGRSSVRVLIEVWINSQHDGDPIKVTEGEFIYVAIDNAKRTRTIGQ; translated from the coding sequence ATGAACCCAATTGATGAAAACCCCAGACCTCAAGGCGAACTAGCCCTGCAAACCGTGGCTATGCCTGCAGATACAAACGCAAACGGGGATATCTTTGGTGGATGGCTATTGTCTCAAATGGATATTGCGGGAGGGGTTGCCGCGGCGGAGGTGGCGAGAGGGCGCGTAGCGACAGTTGCTGTTCAAGGCATGTCATTTCTGACGCCTGTTCATGTCGGTGCGGTCGTCAGCTGCTATTGCGACATTCTCGATATTGGACGGAGCTCGGTTCGTGTCCTCATCGAAGTGTGGATCAACTCACAACACGATGGCGACCCCATAAAAGTTACCGAAGGCGAGTTTATTTACGTCGCCATCGACAACGCGAAACGCACGCGCACTATTGGTCAGTAA
- a CDS encoding DUF3784 domain-containing protein: MDTTLLFTTGLMSLSYLVVAFVITPANARYLLAGYNTMSEEKRQAFDIDRYLTIFFKPFFKKLTLFPPLSLLVLTAFLEAEEAIIAWSIIQGLPFAWFLWRSYAFQR; the protein is encoded by the coding sequence ATGGACACGACGCTACTGTTCACCACAGGTTTGATGTCGCTTTCATATTTAGTAGTTGCCTTCGTCATCACGCCTGCTAACGCGCGTTATTTGCTGGCGGGCTATAACACCATGAGTGAAGAGAAGCGTCAGGCCTTTGATATTGACCGTTATTTAACGATATTTTTTAAACCTTTTTTCAAAAAGCTTACCCTCTTCCCGCCCTTATCACTGTTAGTGCTGACGGCTTTTCTTGAGGCCGAGGAAGCGATAATCGCGTGGTCAATCATTCAGGGTCTGCCCTTTGCGTGGTTTTTATGGAGGTCTTATGCCTTCCAGCGCTGA
- a CDS encoding GNAT family N-acetyltransferase has protein sequence MPSSADIFPEPIQTKHFLLELVAESDFESLYAVASDPLIWEQHPESNRWQRDIFSVFFSNGLANDLGCFVIRERLTQEVVGSTRFYGYDDKDQSVRIGFTFLARKHWGSAANREIKDAMLERAFELCDSVFFDIGPENIRSITAVNKLGGVYSHTESPTKAVYVLKSSQWTPVV, from the coding sequence ATGCCTTCCAGCGCTGATATTTTTCCTGAGCCCATTCAAACCAAGCACTTTCTACTAGAGCTAGTTGCTGAATCTGACTTTGAATCGCTCTACGCAGTTGCATCCGATCCACTGATTTGGGAGCAACATCCGGAGTCAAATCGCTGGCAGAGGGATATTTTTAGTGTGTTTTTCTCAAATGGGCTGGCCAATGACCTTGGTTGCTTTGTTATTCGTGAACGCCTTACCCAAGAGGTGGTCGGTTCTACTCGGTTCTACGGTTATGACGACAAGGATCAAAGTGTCCGCATTGGCTTCACATTCCTCGCTCGGAAACATTGGGGTAGCGCTGCAAACCGAGAGATCAAAGACGCGATGCTCGAGCGCGCCTTCGAGTTATGTGATTCGGTTTTCTTCGATATAGGGCCAGAAAATATACGTTCGATAACAGCCGTAAATAAACTAGGTGGCGTTTATAGTCACACTGAGTCGCCGACGAAGGCGGTTTATGTTTTAAAGTCGAGCCAATGGACGCCTGTTGTTTGA
- a CDS encoding ATP-grasp domain-containing protein yields MSKRLGIIGCGQLSQMLGEAANRLGYAVCYMCVDETPVVAGLGPIYYPEQLNDFLEQCDAITVERESLPDDMLLRAAQVGLAPNYEALVVLRERDTQKAMLDQLNIPTSPWSLVSSADQLGSALAQLPGQHARCKRTLGGYDGGGQWRIDCDSLDLIPKEAYPVIAEAEIAIDLEYAIIIGRDVNGRTACYPMTENVMRDGILIGSFVPSGIDEEKAALAEEYANRLVTAMDYVGVLAIEFFLTAGELIVNEIAPRVHNTGHWTIGAVGADQFTQHVGCVMGEPARKPVFTEAASMVNLLDDALPAKMPQGPIRTLVQTYGKGIRKGRKLGHMTLIGPDASEIRREAALLISELHDA; encoded by the coding sequence ATGTCAAAACGTCTTGGAATTATTGGCTGCGGTCAGTTGAGCCAGATGCTTGGAGAAGCAGCGAATCGTCTTGGTTACGCCGTATGCTACATGTGCGTAGATGAGACGCCGGTTGTCGCTGGTCTGGGCCCTATTTACTACCCTGAGCAACTCAATGACTTTCTTGAGCAATGCGATGCGATCACGGTTGAGCGAGAGAGTTTGCCAGACGACATGTTGCTTCGTGCCGCTCAAGTGGGTTTAGCGCCAAATTATGAGGCGTTGGTTGTACTTCGTGAACGCGATACTCAAAAGGCGATGTTAGACCAGCTGAATATCCCCACTTCGCCTTGGTCGTTGGTTTCGTCAGCAGATCAGTTAGGAAGTGCGTTGGCGCAGTTGCCAGGCCAGCATGCGCGTTGTAAGCGTACATTGGGTGGCTACGACGGTGGTGGTCAATGGCGGATTGATTGTGATTCCCTAGACCTTATTCCCAAAGAGGCTTACCCCGTTATTGCCGAAGCAGAGATCGCCATTGATCTCGAGTACGCCATCATTATTGGGCGCGACGTCAATGGGCGCACAGCGTGCTACCCCATGACTGAAAATGTCATGCGTGATGGCATCTTGATCGGGAGTTTTGTCCCCTCTGGCATTGACGAAGAAAAAGCGGCTTTGGCCGAGGAGTATGCCAATCGGCTGGTAACCGCTATGGATTACGTGGGCGTCCTCGCCATTGAGTTCTTTCTTACTGCGGGTGAGCTCATTGTTAATGAGATTGCGCCTCGCGTACACAATACGGGACATTGGACTATCGGTGCTGTTGGCGCAGATCAATTTACGCAGCATGTGGGCTGTGTGATGGGTGAGCCTGCTCGCAAGCCAGTGTTTACCGAGGCGGCCTCAATGGTGAATCTACTCGACGATGCGCTTCCAGCGAAAATGCCTCAGGGCCCTATTCGAACGCTAGTCCAGACCTATGGAAAAGGCATCCGCAAAGGTAGGAAGCTAGGCCATATGACGCTCATCGGACCGGATGCGTCAGAGATTAGGCGTGAGGCAGCCCTGCTAATTTCAGAGCTTCACGACGCCTAA
- the yaaA gene encoding peroxide stress protein YaaA — MLTVLSPAKTLDYETAPITQSATLPRFMDQSALLVEDARGLNPDDIRALMGVSEQIAHLNHERFMNWQSESTSDNAKQAVLAFKGDVYTGLQAETLSEDDLDFAQTRLRILSGLYGLLRPLDLMQPYRLEMGLKFTNQRGKNLYEFWGEQLTDTLNADLVSAKTEVLINLASNEYFKAVKPKLLNADIITPQFKDLKNGQYKMISFFAKKARGLMARYIIDNRITEPEALKSFSEAGYYYSDEQSQGDQWVFLRDEVPA; from the coding sequence GTGCTTACTGTACTGTCCCCCGCGAAAACGCTTGATTACGAAACAGCGCCCATTACTCAGTCAGCGACGCTACCCAGATTTATGGATCAGTCAGCGCTCCTTGTTGAGGACGCAAGAGGCTTAAACCCGGACGATATTCGTGCGCTGATGGGTGTCAGTGAACAGATAGCCCACTTAAATCATGAACGCTTTATGAATTGGCAGTCAGAATCAACCAGCGACAATGCCAAGCAAGCAGTTCTTGCGTTTAAAGGCGATGTTTACACGGGTTTGCAAGCAGAGACCCTGTCAGAGGATGACCTCGACTTCGCTCAAACGCGATTGCGCATTCTCTCTGGTTTATATGGGCTGTTGCGTCCGCTCGATTTAATGCAACCCTATCGACTCGAAATGGGGCTTAAATTTACGAATCAGCGCGGTAAAAATCTCTACGAATTCTGGGGAGAGCAGCTGACCGACACCTTAAACGCTGACCTTGTAAGTGCAAAAACGGAGGTGTTGATCAATCTTGCTTCGAACGAATATTTCAAAGCAGTAAAGCCAAAGCTCCTTAACGCCGACATCATCACTCCGCAGTTTAAAGACCTCAAAAATGGTCAGTACAAAATGATCTCGTTCTTTGCCAAAAAAGCGCGCGGTCTTATGGCGCGCTATATCATCGATAACCGCATAACAGAGCCTGAGGCGCTGAAATCGTTTTCGGAGGCGGGGTACTACTACAGCGATGAACAGTCACAGGGTGATCAGTGGGTTTTCCTGCGCGACGAGGTGCCGGCTTAA
- a CDS encoding TRAP transporter substrate-binding protein, with product MKERTVLPVAIVCLLLLWVGTLGLWALDSQKKDPVSATRSQVVSTEEIKWKLVTTWPKGLPGLGSAPENFARRVEEMSNGRLSIRVYGAGEVVPPFEVFDAVSQGVAEMGHGASYYWKGKIPSSVFYTAVPFGMTAQEMNGWLHYGGGLELWRELYAPFGVRPFAGGSTGVQMAGWFNRELKSANDLKGLKMRIPGLAGEVFTASGGTSVRLAGGEIYTSMQTGVIDAVEWVGPYNDRTLGLMEVAEYYYYPGWHEPGAMLEFTVNQDAFDRLSPDLQAIVEGAARATNQDMLDEFTARNNSSLTALLEEYDTKLRPLPDDVLDILHSNAVIALDKLKEDDPMATKISASYQTFLDGVRTYHEISERAYLNARDRVLPPISFTDQ from the coding sequence ATGAAAGAGAGAACTGTTCTACCGGTAGCCATTGTCTGTCTCCTGCTGTTGTGGGTGGGCACGTTAGGTCTTTGGGCGCTGGATTCACAAAAAAAGGACCCGGTCTCTGCAACGCGCTCGCAAGTTGTAAGCACCGAGGAAATTAAATGGAAGCTTGTGACGACATGGCCTAAAGGTTTGCCCGGCCTAGGCTCTGCACCTGAAAATTTTGCGCGTCGTGTTGAAGAGATGAGTAATGGGCGTCTCAGCATCCGGGTCTATGGAGCGGGCGAGGTTGTGCCGCCTTTCGAGGTTTTCGACGCTGTATCGCAAGGTGTGGCGGAAATGGGGCATGGGGCCTCTTACTACTGGAAAGGCAAAATCCCCTCATCGGTTTTTTACACCGCAGTGCCATTTGGTATGACCGCGCAGGAAATGAATGGTTGGTTGCACTATGGCGGGGGCCTGGAGCTATGGCGTGAGCTTTACGCGCCTTTTGGTGTGCGGCCGTTTGCTGGTGGCTCCACGGGTGTTCAGATGGCGGGGTGGTTCAATCGGGAGCTGAAATCCGCCAATGACCTAAAAGGCTTGAAGATGCGCATTCCGGGGCTCGCCGGCGAGGTCTTTACCGCCTCGGGTGGCACCTCAGTGCGACTCGCGGGTGGGGAGATCTATACCTCTATGCAGACCGGCGTTATCGACGCGGTGGAATGGGTGGGCCCTTATAACGACCGTACCTTGGGGTTGATGGAAGTTGCAGAGTATTACTATTACCCCGGTTGGCACGAGCCGGGTGCAATGCTCGAATTTACGGTGAATCAGGATGCTTTTGACCGCCTTTCCCCAGATCTACAGGCAATCGTTGAAGGTGCGGCCCGTGCGACCAACCAGGACATGCTCGATGAATTTACCGCTCGTAACAATTCGTCGTTGACGGCACTTCTTGAGGAGTACGATACAAAGTTGCGGCCATTACCCGACGATGTGTTGGATATTTTGCACAGCAATGCGGTCATTGCCTTGGATAAGCTCAAAGAAGATGACCCCATGGCGACCAAAATTTCTGCGTCGTATCAAACGTTCCTTGATGGCGTTCGGACCTATCATGAGATATCAGAACGCGCTTACCTAAACGCAAGAGATCGGGTGTTGCCACCCATATCGTTTACTGACCAATAG
- the purE gene encoding 5-(carboxyamino)imidazole ribonucleotide mutase: MANSAVGIIMGSRSDWGVMENAVQILDQLGVSYETKVVSAHRTPDRLYDYARSARERGLKAIIAGAGGAAHLPGMAAAMTPVPVLGVPIDATVLQGVDALMSIVQMPKGVPVATFAVGTPGAINAALFAAAMLANEDEAIRDALDRYREAQSAGVPINPFD, encoded by the coding sequence ATGGCGAACAGTGCCGTTGGAATCATTATGGGGTCACGTTCAGATTGGGGCGTGATGGAAAATGCGGTTCAGATCCTTGATCAGCTAGGCGTTAGCTATGAGACAAAGGTAGTTTCCGCGCACCGAACGCCCGATCGTCTTTACGATTATGCTCGGTCTGCTCGTGAACGAGGGCTAAAAGCCATTATTGCGGGTGCGGGCGGAGCAGCTCACTTGCCGGGTATGGCAGCCGCGATGACACCCGTTCCCGTATTGGGTGTGCCCATCGACGCAACGGTATTACAGGGCGTCGATGCGTTGATGTCTATTGTTCAAATGCCCAAGGGTGTCCCTGTTGCCACCTTCGCTGTTGGAACGCCGGGTGCGATTAATGCGGCGTTGTTCGCTGCTGCCATGCTGGCCAACGAAGATGAAGCCATTCGCGATGCCCTTGATCGCTACCGAGAAGCACAATCTGCGGGTGTTCCCATTAATCCGTTCGACTAA
- a CDS encoding SPOR domain-containing protein: MDEKDDDKKRVLTPPSEWADGLKPKSSTQSGEDTEIDESTDWLEDDDFEVPPSSESSANVEPSADEEPSANEEPSAQEGTEGATGRSADVHSASRADAILTDHGEAQAGSAPNRGSKLPWLVAVAGFVIAGGMGGLWLDSQSTATTEIAELKDTIRALKRSENQASSQDSDLVADNAALQLQISELQQKNTELADENEALKDREAERAQRAIAQSTKEAPATAVATKASASTGTSPSSVPPNQSGGLWFVNLESHKTQAVANERLALLRNKIPSMNLSIASAEVKGQTYYRVRAAGFTSKLDASMASKWAAQALNAGPFWIGKDSEKKQRAMSELKTSPKARVANNAPSARVKAPVRAPLAKQPVRLRSLPMRDNWFVFVDTYDSGQRADEVISTLNGQGLDAKVAVESRSGELFYRVQIVGIENETTGNTIVSQLRADAFKNARLRKTVN; this comes from the coding sequence ATGGACGAAAAAGACGACGACAAAAAACGCGTACTCACACCGCCCTCTGAATGGGCTGATGGGCTTAAACCGAAGTCCTCAACTCAAAGTGGTGAAGACACAGAGATCGATGAGAGCACTGATTGGCTTGAAGATGACGACTTTGAGGTACCTCCATCCTCAGAGTCGTCAGCGAATGTAGAGCCTTCAGCAGACGAAGAGCCCTCAGCGAATGAAGAGCCCTCGGCGCAAGAGGGGACCGAGGGAGCCACAGGGCGCTCAGCCGATGTGCACTCTGCTTCGCGCGCAGACGCCATACTAACCGACCACGGTGAAGCGCAAGCAGGGAGCGCCCCCAATCGCGGCTCCAAACTACCCTGGTTGGTGGCCGTAGCGGGCTTTGTGATAGCCGGCGGCATGGGCGGACTCTGGCTGGACTCACAAAGCACAGCGACCACGGAAATTGCGGAGCTTAAAGATACGATTCGCGCACTAAAGCGCTCAGAAAATCAGGCGTCGTCGCAAGACAGCGATTTAGTAGCTGATAACGCTGCACTTCAGCTCCAAATCAGTGAACTGCAACAAAAGAATACAGAACTTGCCGATGAGAACGAGGCCCTAAAAGATCGCGAGGCGGAGCGTGCCCAACGCGCTATTGCCCAGTCAACGAAGGAAGCGCCTGCCACGGCTGTTGCGACCAAGGCCTCCGCATCAACTGGGACATCGCCGAGTTCTGTGCCTCCCAATCAAAGTGGCGGTCTGTGGTTCGTCAATCTCGAGAGTCATAAAACGCAAGCCGTCGCCAATGAGCGGCTAGCTTTACTGCGAAACAAGATCCCCAGCATGAATTTATCGATCGCAAGTGCCGAGGTGAAGGGTCAAACCTATTATCGTGTCAGAGCTGCCGGTTTTACCTCGAAATTAGACGCCTCCATGGCATCAAAGTGGGCGGCGCAAGCATTGAACGCAGGCCCGTTCTGGATAGGTAAAGACAGTGAGAAAAAACAACGTGCAATGTCCGAGCTAAAAACGTCACCAAAAGCGCGTGTGGCTAACAACGCTCCTAGTGCTCGGGTCAAAGCACCGGTACGGGCGCCACTGGCCAAGCAACCCGTTCGACTAAGATCACTGCCCATGCGGGATAATTGGTTTGTTTTTGTTGATACTTATGACAGCGGACAGCGTGCCGACGAAGTGATTTCAACGCTCAACGGCCAAGGTTTGGATGCAAAAGTCGCGGTTGAATCACGCTCGGGCGAGTTGTTTTATCGAGTCCAAATTGTCGGCATCGAAAACGAAACGACCGGAAATACCATTGTTTCTCAACTGAGGGCAGATGCATTCAAAAATGCGCGCCTGAGAAAAACCGTGAACTAG
- a CDS encoding TRAP transporter small permease subunit → MNYWATFAQTINRTNQAIGKSVAFASIAMALVTTSVVILRYGFEQGAIAAQESVLYLHGALFMLGAAPTLLADKHVRVDVFYRNFSQRQQTWVNTVGHVLFTIPICLLIVFGSYGYVSESWSIMETSPEPGGIPAVFLLKTLIPAMGTLLFLQAVSAIIIGLIELSEVPAND, encoded by the coding sequence GTGAACTACTGGGCAACTTTTGCGCAGACCATCAACCGCACCAATCAAGCCATTGGTAAAAGTGTTGCCTTTGCAAGTATCGCTATGGCTCTCGTGACAACCAGCGTTGTCATTCTGCGCTACGGTTTTGAACAAGGCGCCATCGCAGCTCAGGAGTCCGTGCTGTACCTGCATGGTGCGCTGTTTATGCTGGGCGCCGCACCCACCCTGTTGGCAGATAAGCATGTTCGCGTCGATGTGTTTTATCGTAATTTCAGCCAGCGCCAACAAACTTGGGTCAATACGGTAGGGCATGTTCTGTTCACAATACCTATTTGTTTACTCATCGTATTCGGCTCCTACGGCTACGTCTCCGAAAGCTGGTCTATTATGGAAACCTCACCCGAGCCCGGCGGAATACCAGCCGTCTTCTTGTTAAAAACGTTGATACCTGCCATGGGCACACTGCTATTTTTGCAGGCCGTAAGCGCTATCATCATCGGGTTGATTGAGCTGAGCGAGGTGCCCGCCAATGATTGA